The Micromonospora krabiensis genome window below encodes:
- a CDS encoding SDR family NAD(P)-dependent oxidoreductase — translation MLTGRRALVTGSSAGLGEAIARLLAAEGATVVVHGRSADRAEAVADAIRAGGATATVAVGDLATDEGAEAVADAALADGPVDILVNNAGAYDQLSWADAVPDVWASTYNVNVISAVRMIRRLVPGMRERGWGRVVQIGGGLGLQPMAVQPHYNATLAARHNLAVALARELTDTGVTSNIVSPGAILVESVRALVTEIAPAHGWSGSWEQIEHAAASEWVPNDVGRFGRPDEIAGAVAYLCSEYAAYISGATIRVDGGTIRSAF, via the coding sequence ATGCTCACGGGGCGCCGCGCCCTGGTCACCGGGTCGAGCGCCGGCCTGGGCGAGGCCATCGCCCGCCTGCTGGCGGCCGAGGGCGCCACGGTCGTCGTCCACGGCCGCAGCGCCGACCGCGCCGAAGCGGTCGCCGACGCGATCCGGGCGGGTGGCGCCACGGCCACGGTCGCGGTCGGTGACCTCGCCACGGACGAGGGCGCGGAGGCGGTCGCCGACGCGGCCCTCGCCGACGGGCCGGTCGACATCCTCGTCAACAACGCCGGCGCCTACGACCAGCTCTCCTGGGCGGACGCCGTGCCGGACGTCTGGGCCAGCACCTACAACGTCAACGTCATCTCGGCAGTGCGGATGATCCGGCGGTTGGTGCCCGGGATGCGCGAGCGCGGGTGGGGACGGGTCGTGCAGATCGGTGGGGGTCTCGGCCTGCAACCGATGGCCGTGCAGCCGCACTACAACGCGACGCTGGCCGCGCGGCACAACCTCGCGGTGGCGCTCGCCCGGGAGTTGACGGACACGGGGGTCACCTCGAACATCGTGTCACCGGGGGCGATCCTCGTGGAGTCCGTCCGCGCCCTCGTCACCGAGATCGCGCCGGCCCACGGCTGGTCGGGAAGCTGGGAGCAGATCGAGCACGCCGCCGCGAGCGAGTGGGTGCCCAACGACGTGGGGCGCTTCGGCCGGCCCGACGAGATCGCCGGCGCCGTCGCCTACCTGTGCAGCGAGTATGCCGCCTACATCAGTGGCGCCACCATCCGCGTCGACGGCGGGACGATCCGCTCCGCCTTCTGA
- the hpnH gene encoding adenosyl-hopene transferase HpnH: MPLRQSLRVASYLAGQKMRRRKRFPLLLELEPLFACNLKCAGCGKIQQPANLLKRRMPVEEAIAAVEECGAPMVSIAGGEPLMHPEIDKMVAELVRRKKFVFLCTNAVLLPKKIDKFRPSPYFAFTVHIDGLRERHDASVCKDGVFDAAVEAVRDAKRRGFRVTTNTTFFNTDTPQTVIEVLDYLNDDLGVDEMMLSPAYAYEKAPDQEHFLGITETRELFRKAFSGGRRARWRLNHSPLFLDFLEGKVDFPCTAWAIPSYSLLGWQKPCYLMSDGYASSYRELVEQTDWDSYGRGRDPRCANCMAHCGYEPTAVLATMSSLRETMRAARLN; this comes from the coding sequence ATGCCGTTGCGTCAGAGCCTACGGGTCGCCAGTTACCTGGCCGGCCAGAAGATGCGTCGGCGCAAGCGGTTCCCGCTGCTGTTGGAGCTGGAACCGCTGTTCGCCTGCAACCTGAAGTGCGCCGGCTGCGGCAAGATCCAGCAGCCGGCGAACCTGCTGAAGCGCCGGATGCCGGTGGAGGAGGCGATCGCCGCCGTGGAGGAGTGCGGCGCGCCGATGGTCTCCATCGCGGGCGGCGAACCGCTGATGCACCCCGAGATCGACAAGATGGTCGCGGAGCTGGTGCGGCGCAAGAAGTTCGTGTTCCTCTGCACCAACGCCGTCCTGCTGCCCAAGAAGATCGACAAGTTCCGGCCGTCGCCGTACTTCGCGTTCACCGTCCACATCGACGGTCTGCGCGAGCGGCACGACGCGTCGGTGTGCAAGGACGGCGTCTTCGACGCCGCGGTGGAGGCGGTCCGTGACGCGAAGCGGCGGGGGTTCCGCGTCACCACCAACACCACCTTCTTCAACACCGACACCCCCCAGACCGTCATCGAGGTGCTCGACTACCTCAACGACGACCTCGGGGTGGACGAGATGATGCTGTCCCCGGCGTACGCCTACGAGAAGGCGCCGGACCAGGAGCACTTCCTCGGGATCACCGAGACCCGGGAGCTGTTCCGCAAGGCGTTCTCCGGTGGGCGCCGGGCCCGGTGGCGGCTCAACCACTCGCCCCTGTTCCTGGACTTCCTGGAGGGCAAGGTCGACTTTCCCTGTACGGCCTGGGCCATCCCGTCGTACTCGCTGCTGGGCTGGCAGAAGCCCTGCTACCTGATGTCCGACGGATACGCGTCCAGCTACCGGGAGTTGGTCGAGCAGACCGACTGGGACAGCTACGGCCGGGGCCGGGACCCGCGCTGCGCGAACTGCATGGCCCACTGCGGTTACGAGCCGACCGCCGTACTGGCGACCATGTCGTCGCTGCGCGAGACGATGCGGGCGGCCCGGCTCAACTAG
- a CDS encoding SDR family NAD(P)-dependent oxidoreductase has protein sequence MRLSGAVVLVTGASSGIGAALVRRLVRAGSHVVAAGRDADRLRRLAAETGADTLLSDLNRPNAGRDLAERALARHTRVDVLVNNAGVGWAGPFAGMADPLADQLLAVNLRAPIELTRALLPGMCHRGGHLVFVGSIAGRLGVGGEAVYAATKAGLDAFAQSLRMELAARPVGVTTLVPGVVDTDFFVRRGEPYRRRRPRPLPPDRVADAVAEAITRDRAEIYLPGWLRLPVAVRGVLPGTYRRLATRFG, from the coding sequence GTGCGCCTGAGCGGCGCGGTGGTGCTCGTGACCGGCGCGTCGTCCGGGATCGGCGCGGCGCTGGTGCGCCGGCTGGTCCGGGCCGGAAGTCACGTCGTCGCGGCCGGACGGGACGCCGACCGGCTCCGCCGGCTGGCCGCGGAGACCGGCGCCGACACGCTGCTGTCCGACCTGAACCGGCCGAACGCCGGCCGGGACCTCGCCGAGCGGGCCCTGGCCCGACACACCCGCGTGGACGTGTTGGTCAACAACGCCGGCGTCGGCTGGGCCGGGCCGTTCGCCGGGATGGCCGACCCGCTCGCCGACCAGCTGCTCGCGGTGAACCTGCGGGCGCCGATCGAGCTGACCCGGGCGCTGCTGCCCGGCATGTGCCACCGAGGCGGTCACCTGGTGTTCGTCGGGTCGATCGCGGGCCGGTTGGGGGTGGGCGGCGAGGCCGTCTACGCGGCCACGAAGGCCGGCCTGGACGCGTTCGCGCAGAGCCTGCGGATGGAGCTGGCCGCCCGTCCGGTGGGGGTGACCACGCTGGTGCCCGGGGTGGTGGACACCGACTTCTTCGTCCGTCGTGGAGAGCCGTACCGGCGGCGCCGTCCCCGCCCGCTGCCGCCCGACCGGGTGGCGGACGCGGTGGCCGAGGCGATCACCCGCGACCGGGCGGAGATCTACCTGCCGGGCTGGCTGCGGCTTCCGGTGGCGGTGCGGGGAGTGCTGCCCGGGACGTACCGCCGGCTGGCCACCCGCTTCGGATGA